A window of the Phaseolus vulgaris cultivar G19833 chromosome 5, P. vulgaris v2.0, whole genome shotgun sequence genome harbors these coding sequences:
- the LOC137835655 gene encoding probable ribosome biogenesis protein RLP24 codes for MRLEKCWFCSSTVYPGHGIQFVRNDAKIFRFCRSKCHKNFKMKRNPRKVKWTKAYRRVHGKDMTQDSTFEFERKRNRPERYDRNLADNVLKAIPKIEKIRVTREERHHKNRMKGKKEKLLKEAVKELEQSISLVKAPSVLQQDPSLTLPKIKVKVSQQQSEENRAMEE; via the exons ATGAGATTGGAAAAATGCTGGTTTTGCTCTTCAACCGTATACCCTGGACATGGAATCCAGTTTGTTCGCAATGATGCGAAG ATTTTTCGGTTTTGTAGGTCTAAATGCCACAAAAACTTCAAAATGAAGAGAAATCCCCGTAAGGTAAAATGGACCAAGGCATATCGTCGAGTGCATGGGAAGGATATGACACAG gaCTCGACCTTTGAGTTTGAGAGGAAGCGAAACAGGCCTGAAAGATATGACAGGAATCTTGCGGACAATGTCCTGAAGGCTATTCCAAAGATTGAGAAGATCAGAGTCACCAGGGAGGAAAGACACCATAAGAATAG GATGAAGGGCAAAAAGGAAAAGCTGCTGAAGGAGGCAGTGAAAGAGTTGGagcagagcatcagtttggtcAAAGCTCCTTCAGTGCTTCAACAGGACCCATCTCTCACTTTACCAAAGATCAAGGTCAAGGTTTCTCAACAGCAATCAGAGGAGAATCGTGCCATGGAAGAGTAG
- the LOC137834525 gene encoding uncharacterized protein, whose product MGKKGGAKNLESVSHAPVSLREEATGKIQTKATTNTKSKLRFDHLKNLAVWSTTNDPLIPSLGAFYGHQLATFGEANGLPPDSSLITCQRCETVLQPGFNSSVRIKKNKSKVRHRHKKSGNISQNNVVYKCHFCLHHNLKRGTPKGHIKGIYPSKDKSWLETTPSKYITSESSELEKDIVSNDEINEINVFPSRVLAKDVTLVDSLATPSSTNTISLIEGRKRKQDSSLSKNAIKTTNMSSKEVAKSAGTSSKRRRKSWTSLKEISQSNEHNSQIANLTIPFILK is encoded by the exons ATGGGGAAGAAAGGAGGGGCAAAAAATTTGGAGTCTGTGTCTCATGCTCCAGTATCATTGAGGGAAGAAGCCACTGGAAAAATACAAACCAAGGCAACCACTAACACCAAGTCCAAATTGAGATTTGATCACTTAAAGAACCTAGCAGTATGGTCCACCACCAATGACCCTCTCATACCCTCTTTGGGTGCCTTCTATGGACACCAATTGGCCACCTTTGGAGAGGCCAACGGGCTACCACCTGATTCTTCTCTAATAACTTGCCAAAG ATGCGAAACTGTTCTTCAACCTGGGTTTAATTCGAGTGTGCGAATTAAGAAGAATAAGTCGAAGGTCAGGCATAGGCACAAGAAGTCTGGTAACATCTCTCAAAACAACGTAGTGTACAAGTGTCATTTTTGTTTGCATCACAATCTGAAGAGAGGGACTCCCAAGGGACACATAAAAGGAATCTATCCATCAAAAGATAAATCATGGTTAGAGACAACTCCATCAAAATACATCACAAGTGAGTCCTCTGAATTAGAGAAAGACATAGTAAGTAATGATGAAATCAATGAGATAAATGTGTTTCCTTCACGAGTTCTAGCCAAGGATGTCACTCTTGTGGACAGTCTTGCTACCCCTTCAAGTACAAATACAATATCTTTGATTGAAGGAAGGAAGAGAAAGCAGGATAGTTCCTTGTCCAAGAATGCTATTAAAACTACCAACATGTCTTCAAAAGAAGTAGCAAAATCTGCAGGTACATCCAGCAAAAGACGAAGAAAATCTTGGACTAGTTTAAAGGAAATTTCTCAAAGCAATGAGCATAACAGTCAAATTGCTAACTTAACAATCCCATTCATCTTAAAGTAG
- the LOC137835653 gene encoding nucleobase-ascorbate transporter 12-like, with product MADSDPKPPHRAGPWPPATLPDAKAMPPSTWAKKTGFKPKFSGEANASDSGQISLQPKPKEPDTNVDLEAGRARATTTANGVAHRDKVPPLPPPKDQVEKKRRDSEGVPKSSVSSTNGQAPPPPPPPPPGRRAPSHEDIVDDDGFVSRHSHMKYELRDSPGLVPIGVYGIQHYVSILGSLILVPLVMVPAMGGSREDTSAVVSTVLFVSGMTTLLHSNFGSRLPLIQGSSFVYLAPALAIINSSEFQGLNENKFKHIMKELQGAIIIGSAFQAFLGYTGLMSLLVRLINPVVVSPTIAAVGLSFYSYGFPLVGTCLEIGAVQILVVIVFSLYLRKISVFGHRIFLIYAVPLGLAITWAVAFLLTEAGVYNYNGCDINIPASNMISEHCRKHVSKMKQCRVDTSYALEASPWFRFPYPLQWGTPVFHWKMALVMCVVSLISSVDSVGSYHASSLLVASRPPTPGVLSRGIGLEGLSSVLAGLWGTGTGATTLTENVHTIAVTKMGSRRAIQLGACFLIVLSLVGKVGGFIASIPEVMVAGLLCFMWAMLTALGLSNLRYSEAGSSRNIIIIGLSLFFSLSIPAYFQQYGISPNSNSSVPSYFQPYIVASHGPFRTQYGGLNYFLNTTFSLHMVVAFLVAVILDNTVPGSKQERGVYVWSETEVARREPAVANDYELPLRVGRIFRWVKWVGL from the exons ATGGCCGATTCCGATCCCAAACCGCCACACCGTGCGGGGCCGTGGCCGCCGGCAACCTTGCCGGACGCTAAGGCAATGCCGCCTTCTACCTGGGCCAAGAAAACGGGCTTCAAGCCCAAGTTCTCAGGCGAGGCCAATGCCAGCGACTCGGGTCAGATAAGCCTCCAGCCCAAGCCCAAGGAGCCCGACACTAACGTGGATCTCGAAGCAGGTCGGGCCCGGGCAACAACGACGGCCAACGGCGTGGCTCACCGCGACAAGGTCCCGCCGCTTCCTCCTCCCAAGGATCAGGTCGAGAAGAAGCGCAGAGACTCCGAAGGAGTCCCCAAGAGTTCCGTTTCCAGCACCAATGGCCAGGCGCCGCCGCCGCCGCCACCTCCTCCGCCGGGGCGGCGCGCGCCAAGTCATGAGGACATTGTGGACGACGATGGTTTTGTGTCGAGGCATTCGCATATGAAGTATGAGCTCAGAGATTCACCTGGTTTAG TTCCCATTGGTGTGTACGGCATTCAGCATTACGTTTCGATATTGGGTTCGTTGATTCTCGTTCCGCTTGTTATGGTTCCGGCAATGGGAGGCTCTCGC GAGGATACTTCTGCTGTGGTGTCGACTGTGCTCTTTGTGTCAGGAATGACTACACTGTTGCATTCAAATTTTGGGTCGAGGTTGCCCTTGATACAGGGGTCTTCTTTTGTATATCTGGCTCCAGCCTTAGCGATCATCAACTCCTCCGAGTTTCAAGGATTAAatgaaaat AAATTCAAACATATAATGAAGGAGCTGCAGGGGGCTATAATCATTGGATCGGCTTTTCAAGCATTCCTTGGATATACAGGACTTATGTCGCTGTTAGTAAG GTTAATCAATCCCGTGGTTGTATCCCCAACTATTGCTGCAGTTGGACTTTCATTTTACAGTTATGGTTTTCCGCTAGTTGGTACGTGTCTGGAGATTGGTGCAGTGCAGATATTAGTGGTTATTGTTTTTTCTCTT TATCTTCGTAAAATATCTGTTTTTGGACACCGCATATTTCTCATATATGCA GTTCCTTTGGGTCTCGCAATTACATGGGCAGTTGCTTTCTTGCTGACTGAAGCTGGAGTATACAACTACAATGGGTGTGACATAAATATACCCGCCTCAAATATGATTTCTGAGCACTGCAGAAAGCATGTCTCAAAAATGAAGCAATGTCGAGTTGATACTTCTTATGCGTTGGaagcatccccatggtttagaTTTCCTTATCCGTTACAATGGGGTACTCCTGTCTTCCATTGGAAAATGGCTCTTGTGATGTGCGTGGTTTCCTTGATCTCATCTGTGGATTCG GTTGGTTCATATCATGCATCTTCATTATTGGTAGCATCTCGACCTCCAACTCCTGGAGTTCTTAGTCGAGGAATTGGCTTGGAAGGTCTTTCTAGTGTCTTGGCTGGTCTGTGGGGAACTGGTACAGGGGCTACTACCTTAACTGAAAATGTTCATACCATTGCTGTCACTAAAATGGGAAGCCGCAGAGCTATTCAATTGGGGGCATGCTTCCTGATTGTGTTGTCTCTTGTGG GTAAGGTGGGAGGGTTTATTGCTTCAATTCCTGAAGTCATGGTTGCTGGTCTCCTATGCTTTATGTGGGCAATGCTTACAGCATTGGGCTTGTCAAATCTACGCTATAGTGAGGCTGGAAGCTCTCGCAACATCATCATAATTGGGTTATCattgtttttctctctttccaTACCTGCCTACTTTCAACAATACGGCATCTCCCCAAATTCCAACTCGTCAGTGCCCAGTTACTTTCAACCCTACATTGTGGCTTCTCATGGGCCTTTCCGCACCCAATATGGAGGG TTAAACTATTTCCTGAACACAACCTTTTCTCTACACATGGTAGTTGCTTTTCTTGTTGCTGTCATCTTGGATAATACCGTGCCTGGCAGTAAGCAAGAACGTGGAGTATACGTCTGGTCGGAAACTGAAGTTGCTAGAAGGGAGCCTGCTGTTGCCAATGACTACGAGTTACCCTTGAGAGTTGGTCGGATTTTCAGATGGGTGAAGTGGGTTGGCTTGTAA